Within Telopea speciosissima isolate NSW1024214 ecotype Mountain lineage chromosome 8, Tspe_v1, whole genome shotgun sequence, the genomic segment GGAGATGTCCAGCCTCTTCGTCTGTCAAGTGCACATTAATCACACCCAGAACCCCTCCCCTACCAAGCTGAGCAGGCAAGCTCAAGAACACTTCTCCATCATCCATTCCATAGAACCCCTTTGCAAGGACTGAAACAGGGTGAACCCTCCTCTGGTTCCTGAGTATCGTTCGAGCAAGGCTAGCTACAGAGTACCCAATCGCCCATGAGGTATAACCTTTGAGACGAATCACCTCGTAGGCACCGTTTATAACTTCTTTGTGCATGTTCTCCAGTGTTTCCTTCTCATAGTTAATTTCTTGCTTCTCTAAGAAGCTCAACACGGGCACCCCACCAACGCTTATGCTCGACCAAAGCGCAACTGAACTGTCCCCATGTTCGCCGACAATGTAAGCCTAGATCAACCAATCAAACAAATTAGATTTGATTTCCATCACAGTAGCAGAAGATCTAGGCTATCAAATCAATGAAAGAATGACTAAATGAACAGTGGTTAAAAACAGTACCTGAACATCTTGGGCATTGACGTCGAGGTGATCAGCGATGAGGAACCGAAACCTGGAGGAATCCAGATTAGTGCCCGATCCAATCACTCGATTAGAGGGAAACTTAGAAAGCTTCCAGGCCACATAAGTCAAGACATCGACTGGGTTAGACACGATCAGCAGTATCGTATCAGGGGAGTACTTAGCGAGTTGGGGAATGATTTTCGAGAAGAGGGTAACGTTGCGCTGAAGCAGATTGAGCCTGGACTCACCAACAATCTGACGAGCACCGGCAGTGACGATGCAGAGGTCGGATCCGGCAGTGACAGAGTAGTCGACGGAGGCGAGGATTTTGGTACGGGGGAGGAACGCAGCAGCGTGCTGTAGGTCGAGCATCTCTCCACGGAGCTTGTCGGCATTGACGTCGACGAGGGCGATTTCATCGGCGAGGTCTTGGGTGAGGATGGTTTGAGCAATGGCCATGCCAACGTTGCCAGTACCAACGACGGAGACCTTGGTGTGGCGTTTGGTTGGGGAGGGTGGAGCCATTTGCTGAATGGGCTTAAAAAAGGCTGGGGCTACTTCTAGCCCAAGATATGAGTTTGAGGGTGTTCTATGCATTATGAATTTGTTTGAGATGAATTGTGGAGATGTGGTTGTGGATTCTGATATCGTTCTTGGTCTCTCTGAGCCCAGTAGGTAGAATTGTTGCAAAGCTTTTTGTGGGGACTTTGGGTGGAGATGAAGGGAGATTATGTGTGACTTTATAGAGTTGTGTCTTCTTACAACGGGCGGCAGGGGGGGAGTCTGTTGCTGTCTCTGGTTTTAGGCTTCTTGCCAGTAGATTGGCGGGGAAGGAAGGGGATTGGGGAAAACGAAAGAGTAGAGGCCAAGTGGGACCAGGGTTTTCAACGGTCAGCGAAGAGGACCAAGCAAGGAGTGTCTACATTGGATGTAGTTGTAGGATCGAGAAGAATAGAATGAGCGTGTGTGCTCGTGGTGCTGGACCTTCCAGTCCCTAGAGGGATAGAGACCAGATGCTCACGCGTTTTGGGGAGAATCTCTCTTTCACAATTCACATGGGTTGATTATGGTTGATAAATTCAGATATGGGTCTAGTTTATaaattttctacccaaaaaaagttTATAAATTCATATAGAGAAAGAGATCGATGTTTGGTTGCATAGCCTTTGCACCAGCAAgggaccaatgagagcgtgTTTAGGGGCATTAACATTGATAGGATTTTTAATTCATTGGGATGGGTTGGTAATTTCATGTGctcctatgtctgggcacaacACAGGTGTTACGTGACCgagcaacattcttttttcatTCGGATATGAGAATAATTTTGAAAGTATGAaatttggacaaagttttctcCCCCATAGAGGagagttcacccaccatcctacgtttcacaaacccctcctagggtttttagTATGTTCCTAAATACTCTCAGCGATACTTATTAGTACCCTCTCACGCCCctcggtgaatgagatcccattcaccgtgggtggaggaaaactcagtcctaaAATCTATATGGGCAGAAGATTGCTGCTTGGCTTCGTGGCCCCTGCACAAGCACTGGGTCAATGATAATGCATGTTGGGGTATCTGTTGAGTGAGATTTTTTCATTTCAGTGGGTGGGGAGATTATTTCACTCCATCATGTGCTTGGGCGTAAGTTGCATGCAGCCTGATAGGgatcattttttttcaatttatatttatttgttttgttaatttaagaatttaatcaagaacttaaattaaaaaacaagGGGGAAAGTTTTTCTAACTGAGAGTATGCCATCACCAGTGTGGGGGCCAATGGGGTGGTTATTTCACTCGATCATGTGCTTGATTATAAGCCGCATGCAGTCTGACCGGGAtccttttttttcaattaatatttatttgttttgttaatttaagaatttaatcaaaaaaataaattaaaaaacaagGGGGAGAGTTTTTCTGACTGAGAGCATGCCATCACCAGTGCGGagaccaatgagagcacacatagaagcatcaatagggggtagaatttctgcctttcatgagGACCAGGATGGTTATTTTATAGGGCCTGTATTTGGGCACATGTTCCTTTTCtccaaaaaacattttttttaaaaataataataagaattcTTGCCTATGTTGTAATGTGGTGGAGGAGGGAAGGTTTAAAATCTTGCAATATGAAACTAACAATATCCATCGATTTTGTTTCAATCCTAAAAAATTggagtaaagaagaagaaataaaaatttaaaaaactacaatctcttggattttttttattaaattttttttttgagagagaaaACGGTTGTGTGGCTTCTACACCAATTCGCAGGCCAATAAGAACATGCCCAAGCATTCAACATGGGTgcaggtggtcatttcaccaccTTGTGTTTGAGTGACCAAACAGCATTCTTTTACCCCTTTTTTTAAGTTAAAGTATTTGTAGATCTTACCATAAGTGGTAAGACTCATtgacttttattttatttgttattttatggaataaaagaagggaaaaataaaaggaaatgaaaggaagaaaaaaaagggatgtTGGATTCCAAAATAGTTGTTGGCACATTCCATCAGTTTTGTTGCCTACCGTATGTATCCAGTCATgttctttgcttctttttttcccctctaaaAATAAAACCTATTTAGATACAAGTGAAAGGCATGTGGCCGGAGAAATATAATCTTCCTTCAATCACAGAGTGGAATTCAATTACACTATCGTACACTACATAGAAAGGGTCTTTCCAACTAAAAAATGGCTACAGAAATAACTTCCTTAAGAGCAAAAGCAAAATTATATGAAATCAAGAAGATCGTCGGTGCCTGATATCATCGATGATCGGCTGAAGAAGGGTAGGAATCACCTTTGACAATATCGGTCAAAT encodes:
- the LOC122671287 gene encoding L-lactate dehydrogenase A-like, whose protein sequence is MHRTPSNSYLGLEVAPAFFKPIQQMAPPSPTKRHTKVSVVGTGNVGMAIAQTILTQDLADEIALVDVNADKLRGEMLDLQHAAAFLPRTKILASVDYSVTAGSDLCIVTAGARQIVGESRLNLLQRNVTLFSKIIPQLAKYSPDTILLIVSNPVDVLTYVAWKLSKFPSNRVIGSGTNLDSSRFRFLIADHLDVNAQDVQAYIVGEHGDSSVALWSSISVGGVPVLSFLEKQEINYEKETLENMHKEVINGAYEVIRLKGYTSWAIGYSVASLARTILRNQRRVHPVSVLAKGFYGMDDGEVFLSLPAQLGRGGVLGVINVHLTDEEAGHLRDSAKTISEYQSQLGI